In one Chitinophaga sancti genomic region, the following are encoded:
- a CDS encoding RagB/SusD family nutrient uptake outer membrane protein, giving the protein MRKKSLYTYLGIALTVAMVSCTDLKEKVIDEVLGSNNSNPENAIAAAYGQLGSATFTDHNNVWGLQEYPTNEALLPTRGSDWGDGGIYRAIHEFTWGPDNSLVANGWNNLNSGITKSLTAVTSAFQANGNTNQKLFLAEARGLLAFYTFHTLDLYGQAPYRNPYVANAPLEVKRADTAIDGLIREVEAIIPDLANLKEQGTHNGRFTKQAAYGLLADMYMNRAVFKNRYGASFDFKEAAVDGNGTDMDKVIYYTTQLIDNTQFFLETNYFRNFDIDNNGRPELIFVISQDINTSRSSSNSIAYMPMERNQKPSSNNRGTNATCTTPSFYATWDGNHDDPRFSRKYQYSDGTWFKNDGTDVSVPATSLVANSTLPWFHFNRGFLAGQQYGPILTGGSLKTTSDGRIAVEKLYCEKNTALAMDFTPELNFDNPVQSVFTQAQINRGVRIFKFEFDPEKDNSSSNVDIPLYRLGGMYCMRAEAYYRSGQTALALADINKLRTTRTREEYYGSTPGAAIPSLTDEILYNEIAFEMYWEQWRRKEAIRFGKFEAADAGSAKPKSEPYRRVYPIPQSAMDASNAFTQNQGY; this is encoded by the coding sequence ATGAGAAAGAAATCTTTATATACATACCTGGGTATTGCGCTTACTGTAGCAATGGTAAGCTGTACTGACCTGAAAGAAAAAGTAATTGATGAAGTATTGGGTTCTAACAATTCCAATCCTGAAAATGCGATAGCTGCTGCATATGGTCAGCTGGGCAGTGCGACCTTTACCGACCATAATAATGTATGGGGCCTGCAGGAGTATCCTACCAACGAGGCCCTGTTGCCAACACGTGGTAGTGACTGGGGTGACGGTGGTATCTACCGAGCTATTCATGAATTTACCTGGGGCCCGGACAACTCGCTCGTTGCTAATGGCTGGAATAACCTGAACAGTGGTATTACCAAATCGCTGACAGCTGTGACCAGTGCATTCCAGGCAAATGGAAATACGAATCAGAAACTCTTCCTGGCAGAAGCAAGAGGTTTGCTGGCTTTCTATACCTTCCATACCCTGGATCTGTATGGTCAGGCACCTTACAGGAATCCTTACGTTGCAAATGCACCACTGGAAGTAAAGAGAGCAGATACAGCCATCGATGGCCTGATCAGGGAAGTAGAAGCTATTATTCCGGACCTTGCTAACCTGAAAGAACAGGGTACGCACAATGGCCGTTTCACCAAACAGGCTGCTTATGGCCTGCTGGCGGATATGTACATGAACCGTGCTGTGTTCAAAAACCGTTACGGTGCAAGCTTCGATTTTAAAGAGGCCGCTGTGGATGGTAATGGTACTGATATGGACAAGGTGATCTATTATACCACGCAGCTGATAGATAACACACAGTTCTTCCTGGAAACAAACTATTTCAGGAACTTTGATATTGATAACAACGGCAGACCTGAGCTGATTTTCGTGATCTCCCAGGATATCAATACCTCCCGCAGCAGCAGTAACAGTATCGCCTATATGCCAATGGAAAGGAACCAGAAACCTTCTTCCAATAACAGGGGTACGAATGCTACCTGTACTACACCTTCGTTCTACGCCACCTGGGATGGTAATCATGATGACCCGCGTTTTTCCCGTAAGTACCAGTATAGTGATGGTACCTGGTTCAAGAATGATGGTACAGACGTGAGTGTGCCAGCCACCAGCCTGGTAGCGAACAGCACTTTGCCATGGTTCCACTTTAACCGTGGTTTCCTGGCAGGTCAGCAGTATGGTCCGATCCTCACCGGTGGTTCATTGAAAACGACCAGCGATGGAAGGATTGCTGTAGAGAAACTGTATTGCGAAAAGAATACAGCACTGGCAATGGATTTTACACCTGAGCTGAATTTCGACAACCCCGTGCAGTCAGTGTTCACACAGGCACAGATCAATCGTGGTGTACGTATCTTCAAGTTCGAGTTCGACCCTGAGAAAGATAACAGCTCCAGCAATGTAGATATTCCATTATACCGCCTGGGTGGTATGTATTGCATGCGTGCCGAGGCTTATTACCGTAGTGGCCAAACAGCGCTTGCACTGGCTGATATCAATAAGCTGCGTACCACCAGGACCCGTGAGGAATATTATGGCAGCACACCAGGTGCAGCTATTCCATCCCTGACTGATGAGATCCTGTACAACGAGATTGCGTTTGAGATGTATTGGGAACAGTGGAGAAGGAAGGAAGCGATCCGTTTCGGTAAGTTTGAAGCGGCAGATGCAGGTTCTGCAAAACCGAAATCAGAACCTTACAGAAGGGTGTATCCTATACCACAGTCTGCAATGGATGCAAGTAATGCATTCACGCAGAACCAGGGATACTAA
- a CDS encoding ArsR/SmtB family transcription factor — MRRDIFQAIADPTRRSIIGLLAMQAMTPNGIAEHFQTTRQAVSKHLRVLTECEVVKQEYQGREIYYHLEIERMKEIDKWLEQFRKLWETRFEQLDNLLANLKKNKK; from the coding sequence ATGAGAAGAGATATATTCCAGGCCATTGCGGACCCGACCAGGAGATCGATTATAGGACTATTAGCCATGCAGGCAATGACGCCAAATGGTATTGCTGAGCACTTCCAGACTACCCGTCAGGCCGTGTCGAAGCACCTGCGGGTATTGACAGAATGCGAGGTAGTAAAACAGGAGTACCAGGGCCGGGAGATTTACTATCACCTTGAAATCGAAAGAATGAAAGAAATTGACAAATGGCTTGAACAGTTCCGCAAACTTTGGGAAACGCGTTTTGAGCAATTGGATAACCTATTAGCAAACCTCAAAAAAAATAAGAAATGA
- a CDS encoding SRPBCC domain-containing protein yields MNKAILFNFDVDKVNKKIKVERSFNAPLDLVWAAWTEADILDQWWAPKPYHVETKSMDFREGGRWFYAMVSPENEKHWCVFDYETIQPEKMYAGKDAFTDENGVINTSFPSTNWTNNFVATAVEVTTVTCELQFKALEELETLVKMGFKEGFTAGLQNLDAYISAQFYLRKQKKPDNRARVSYYVNFPGNTEEAFNFYRSVFRTEFVNGIQRLGEAPGQEGLSEAVKKMVLHVELPLLGDHILMGTDAPKEMGFTLTQGNNMHINVEPSTRDEADRIFNELSAGGNVTMPLQDMFFGAYYGSFTDKFGINWMINHQNI; encoded by the coding sequence ATGAACAAGGCAATCCTCTTTAACTTCGATGTAGATAAGGTCAACAAAAAGATCAAAGTAGAAAGGTCCTTCAACGCGCCGCTGGACCTGGTTTGGGCTGCATGGACAGAAGCCGATATCCTGGACCAGTGGTGGGCACCAAAGCCTTATCATGTAGAGACAAAATCTATGGATTTCAGGGAAGGTGGCCGATGGTTTTATGCCATGGTGAGCCCTGAAAATGAAAAGCACTGGTGTGTATTTGATTATGAAACGATTCAGCCGGAAAAAATGTATGCCGGCAAGGATGCATTTACTGATGAAAACGGTGTGATCAATACTTCTTTTCCTTCTACGAACTGGACAAACAATTTTGTGGCGACAGCTGTTGAAGTTACGACTGTCACCTGCGAACTTCAGTTCAAGGCACTGGAAGAGCTGGAAACGCTGGTGAAGATGGGCTTTAAGGAAGGGTTTACTGCGGGCTTACAGAACCTGGATGCGTATATCAGTGCACAGTTTTATTTGCGTAAACAGAAGAAGCCGGATAACCGCGCAAGGGTTTCTTATTATGTGAATTTCCCGGGTAATACAGAAGAAGCTTTTAATTTTTACAGGTCTGTTTTCAGGACAGAATTCGTAAATGGTATACAGCGTTTGGGTGAAGCGCCTGGCCAGGAAGGCTTGAGTGAGGCCGTAAAGAAAATGGTGCTGCATGTAGAATTGCCTTTGCTGGGTGATCATATCCTGATGGGCACAGATGCGCCGAAGGAAATGGGATTCACGCTGACACAGGGGAATAATATGCATATCAACGTGGAGCCTTCTACAAGGGATGAAGCGGATAGAATATTCAATGAATTGTCTGCAGGCGGGAATGTGACGATGCCTTTGCAGGATATGTTCTTCGGGGCTTACTATGGTAGCTTTACGGACAAATTTGGTATCAACTGGATGATTAATCACCAAAATATATGA
- a CDS encoding DoxX family membrane protein: protein MKKIILNILSVLFGLLLLNGGFAKFFHYMPEPKDLPPALMADNAAFMEISWLMPLVAVAEILGGILIMIPKTRALGAVVIFPVMVGVALTHITVAPSGLPMVFVIWAILLWIIFENRKKYLPMIS from the coding sequence ATGAAGAAAATAATCCTTAACATTCTGTCTGTGCTGTTCGGGCTTTTGCTCCTGAATGGCGGTTTTGCCAAATTCTTTCACTACATGCCTGAGCCGAAAGACCTGCCTCCTGCATTGATGGCAGACAATGCCGCTTTTATGGAGATCTCCTGGCTGATGCCCCTGGTGGCAGTGGCAGAAATTCTCGGCGGGATCCTGATTATGATCCCTAAGACGAGGGCATTGGGTGCAGTGGTTATTTTTCCTGTGATGGTGGGGGTTGCCCTTACGCATATTACGGTGGCGCCGAGCGGCCTGCCGATGGTGTTTGTGATATGGGCGATATTGTTGTGGATTATTTTTGAGAACAGGAAGAAATATCTGCCCATGATCAGTTAA
- a CDS encoding Ppx/GppA phosphatase family protein, with amino-acid sequence MRLAVIDLGTNTFHLLIAEGIDKILYKTTVPVLLGQGRINQHIIIPEAMERGIRTLSQFKATIDSYQADVVKAVATSAVRSAENGQEFVDKAAETGIHIEVISGEAEAGYIFKGVMATGLIQQTTLVMDIGGGSTEFIICNPQGELWKKSYNIGAARLMQAYFHADPLGEDEHRSILNLLDNTLTDLKVACAAHTPSLLVGSAGAFESFAALLNDGNEISGVPSASLDIDQYKTLSKHLITSTHQERAGMKGLISLRVDMIVIAAIITDYVLEHMDINRLSLSAYDLKWGILADQLLGKHG; translated from the coding sequence ATGAGACTTGCAGTTATAGACCTTGGAACCAATACATTTCATTTGCTGATAGCGGAAGGAATAGATAAGATCCTGTATAAAACGACTGTACCCGTGTTGTTAGGGCAGGGGAGGATCAATCAGCATATCATTATTCCGGAGGCAATGGAAAGAGGAATTCGTACATTGAGCCAGTTCAAAGCCACTATCGATAGTTACCAGGCAGATGTTGTCAAAGCCGTGGCTACATCGGCAGTGCGTAGTGCGGAGAACGGACAGGAGTTTGTAGATAAAGCAGCGGAAACCGGCATTCATATAGAAGTGATCAGTGGCGAAGCAGAAGCGGGGTATATATTCAAAGGTGTCATGGCTACGGGGTTAATACAACAAACCACCCTTGTGATGGATATCGGTGGCGGCAGTACGGAATTCATTATCTGCAATCCGCAGGGTGAGCTATGGAAGAAGAGTTATAATATTGGTGCTGCCCGATTGATGCAGGCCTATTTTCACGCCGATCCCCTGGGTGAAGACGAACACAGATCTATCTTAAATCTCCTTGATAACACACTGACAGATTTGAAAGTGGCTTGTGCTGCGCATACACCTTCTTTATTGGTAGGATCTGCCGGCGCGTTTGAATCCTTTGCGGCTTTATTGAATGATGGGAATGAAATAAGCGGCGTACCATCTGCAAGTCTTGATATAGATCAATACAAAACTCTCTCGAAACATTTAATTACCTCTACCCACCAGGAAAGAGCCGGTATGAAAGGCCTGATCTCCCTGCGTGTAGACATGATTGTGATTGCAGCTATTATTACGGATTATGTGCTGGAGCACATGGATATAAATCGCTTAAGCCTTTCTGCATATGATCTTAAATGGGGGATCTTAGCTGATCAGCTTTTGGGAAAACATGGCTAA
- a CDS encoding alpha/beta hydrolase-fold protein has protein sequence MKLLSVFVCSMLFCIQSFAQRISVSFPDSLLSTPFSGSILFYLSKTSKEPRLASSLLDNAPCFRMDVENVYPGETRMPASPLTYPVPFNDLEQGEYYIQVVWDRNLGGQFIGQSPGNLYSAPQKIALRRERQQIIHIVADKVIPAYTFKENEYLKEFIVPSALLTAFHHTPYSLNAAIRLPKEYYTQPKRKFPVKFVVFGYTGNYHLFSGYPNPMEPIDTVPCIGVYLDGNCPLGHSVYANSDNNGPWSDALIKEFIPQLEKQYRCNGARFLHGHSSGGWTVLWLQTQYPEQFMACWSSSPDPVDFHSFMKVDMYAHENMFYDKDSTLRPLGTIAGQIPWIYLRNAYQMEAVINRGEQMHSFDAVFGPKGADGIPMRIVDARTGEIDTTVFNHWKQYDITAYLQQHWEQIGGKLNSKIRITVGNQDNFLLNYPIRLMEEKMKKLNADIEFGYYTGDHFTVQSQQWLKDGNAFMESRYVEWLKKQK, from the coding sequence ATGAAACTACTTTCCGTTTTTGTTTGCTCAATGCTCTTTTGCATTCAATCTTTTGCCCAACGAATCAGCGTCAGTTTTCCTGACAGCCTGCTCTCCACCCCTTTCTCCGGAAGCATTCTCTTTTACTTATCCAAAACGTCCAAAGAGCCCAGGCTGGCTTCATCGTTGCTGGATAATGCGCCCTGTTTTAGAATGGATGTAGAGAATGTATATCCCGGTGAAACAAGGATGCCTGCATCCCCATTAACTTATCCCGTACCATTTAATGACCTGGAACAGGGTGAATATTATATACAGGTGGTATGGGATCGCAACCTGGGTGGGCAGTTCATCGGACAATCACCAGGCAATTTGTACAGCGCTCCACAAAAAATCGCTCTCCGCCGGGAACGTCAGCAAATCATTCATATCGTAGCGGACAAGGTTATTCCTGCCTACACTTTCAAAGAGAATGAATACCTGAAGGAGTTCATAGTACCTTCTGCTTTACTGACTGCATTTCATCATACACCTTATTCACTGAATGCGGCGATCCGGTTACCGAAGGAATATTATACCCAGCCTAAACGAAAATTCCCTGTGAAGTTTGTCGTATTTGGGTACACCGGCAATTATCATTTATTCTCCGGCTATCCAAACCCAATGGAGCCCATCGATACGGTTCCCTGCATTGGGGTGTACCTGGATGGGAATTGTCCGCTGGGGCATAGCGTGTATGCGAACAGTGATAACAATGGCCCCTGGTCCGATGCGCTGATCAAAGAATTCATTCCGCAGCTGGAAAAGCAATATCGCTGTAATGGAGCGCGTTTCCTGCATGGGCATAGTAGTGGCGGATGGACCGTGTTATGGTTGCAGACACAATATCCTGAGCAGTTTATGGCCTGCTGGTCCAGTTCTCCTGACCCGGTAGATTTTCATAGTTTTATGAAGGTGGACATGTATGCGCATGAGAACATGTTTTATGACAAGGATAGTACCTTGAGACCTTTAGGCACGATCGCCGGGCAAATACCATGGATCTATTTACGCAATGCCTACCAGATGGAAGCAGTGATAAACAGGGGTGAACAAATGCATTCATTTGATGCCGTGTTTGGGCCTAAAGGCGCAGATGGAATTCCCATGCGGATAGTAGATGCCAGGACCGGGGAGATAGACACAACGGTGTTTAATCACTGGAAGCAATATGATATTACAGCCTACCTGCAGCAGCACTGGGAACAGATTGGAGGAAAACTGAATAGTAAAATAAGGATCACGGTGGGCAACCAGGATAACTTTTTGCTGAACTACCCGATCAGGTTAATGGAGGAGAAGATGAAAAAACTCAATGCTGATATTGAATTCGGGTACTATACCGGGGATCATTTTACGGTACAGTCGCAGCAGTGGTTAAAAGATGGAAATGCGTTTATGGAGAGCAGGTATGTAGAATGGTTAAAAAAACAAAAATAA